Genomic DNA from Brassica rapa cultivar Chiifu-401-42 chromosome A04, CAAS_Brap_v3.01, whole genome shotgun sequence:
AACGTTGACTGATCATTAATCCACTGATCTTGTAATTTATAACATGTTTTCTACTAATCATCAATTAATTCCGCTTACTTGTATGTTATTTATCTTTGTCAATTCAAATGACTTGTGATTTTCTGTTATTCAGCAGggagtttagggtttacttTATCAAAGAATTTGAACAAGCATGTGAGATATGTATACATGATGAAACTTTTATTAAATCACTATTCACTAATAGTCATTagttcatatttaaaaataaataataacaaaaatacatACAAGGGAAAACGTACAATCATAATTCATAAGATCTaccaaatatttttcatttactCAATCTTTAATCAATCTAAAAAGAGAAAGACTACTAAATCTATAGAACCTAATCagtttcaaccaaatattcacCAATTAATTATACTAACTATTCAATAAACCCCAAATCATTCATAAATCTTTGTCTAATTGGACTAGTATAATTTCGTGCACAGTTACGGTTACCGGTAATGCTGTTTTACATGGAAATTTATCTCGTGAATAGTATTTTCTTGAACTAAATCAATAATATCCATATTGCAGAATCTGGGTACAAGTTGacgaaattatatattaataaaataaaatataaacttcCATATACAATCATAATCTATTTTGCCTCAAATTAAACCATTACGTTACTAAACTAACATATAAATTCCCCTCTCACATACCTTCTTCTCAATATCATCCATCCTCAATAGACTAACcttctctgaaaaaaaaaacacaaaaatgaTTCACAAAAcatcatgtcttcttcttcttcctctgacTCTCATCTTTCTTGATTTCATCCTAATCTCATCATTAGCCAAACCGACCCCAATCACATCCCTCAATGTCTTAACCTACGGAGCTAAACCAGATGGCTTAAAAGACTCAACCAAAGCCTTCTTAGCCGCATGGCAAGTCGCATGTGCCTCTCCTAATCCCACAACTATTATTGTACCAAAAGGACGGTTCTTGGTCAGAAACCTTGTATTCCAAGGCAACAAATGTACGAATGCTCCAATATCTTTTCGTATAGCCGGTTCAATTATTGCACCGGAGGATTTTAGAGTTATCGCAAGCTCACTACAATGGATCATGTTCGATGGAGTCACTAACGTTTCAATCTACGGTGGTGTACTTGACGCACAAGGCTCTAGTTTGTGGAAATGCAAGAACAGTGGTGGCAAAAAATGCCCTACTGGTGCTAAGGTTCGCTTGACCCACAAGTAACTATAAACTTCCCTGATATACATGCAGTTTATATATTAACTTTACTTGTTTGTGAACTGTTTTTGCAGACTTTGTTATTTACTGATTCGAATAACATCAGTATCTACGGTTTAACGTCGATCAATAGCCAGAAGTTCCATATAGTTATCGACCAGAGCAATAACGTTAAGATTGACGGCGTTAAAGTTTCTGCTGATGCGGATAGCCCTAACACCGATGGGATTCACATCGAGAACTCTCACTCAGTGAATATCACTAACTCAAGAATTGGAACCGGGGACGATTGCATCTCCATCGGTCCAGGATCCACTCATGTTTCTATACAAGGCTAtaacgccccgacccgcccacggctaatgggccacccacacgctctctcggcccgtgggccccatcccgtctgacggtcggtccgttaattttccaaggctcgaaatcattgtttactgaccctgcaatcaccacccgaccttttcccatgctttggcctcactcgcacgctatcgcgaattacttcccgataggtcacccatccttccactactccagctcaagcacgcttaactctggagttctttcaggatgtgttccggaaaaggtaagtcaactttggtgacataggtagccaaatcaattctcttaagccttttttcacatatcacaactcgggatgttacaattcaccccctctcaaagaacgcaacgtcctcgttgcgcccccgacaggtctcaagacgcctctcaggtcagaactgagatggctaaccagctctgataccacttataacgccccgacccgcccacggctaatgggccacccacacgctctctcggcccgtgggccccatcccgtctgacggtcggtccgttaattttccaaggctcgaaatcattgtttactgaccctgcaatcaccacccgaccttttcccatgctttggcctcactcgcacgctatcgcgaatcacttcccgataggtcacccatccttccactactccagctcaagcacgcttaactctggagttctttcaggatgtgttccggaaaaggtaagtcaactttggtgacataggtagccaaatcaattctcttaagccttttttcacatatcacaactcgggatgttacaaagGCATTCAATGCGGTCCAGGCCATGGCATCAGGTAACAAAAATATTCGTTTCTTGCCATACAAGTTACTTAATATCTTAACCTGTTTGTGGATCCTTCAAAACAGTATCGGGAGTCTTGGGAGATCAGAGGACGAGCAAGGAGTTGAGAACGTGATCGTGAGTAACGTGGATTTCATGTCAACGGATAACGGAGTTAGGATCAAGACATGGGGAAAAGATAGCAAAAGTTTCGTACGAAACATTGTTTTCCAACATATTAAAATGAAGATGGTCAAGAACCCGATTATCATAAACCAACACTATTGTCTTGACAAACCTTGCCCTAAAAAGgtatagaaaataattaaccGTATCTTATATTacctttaattatttatatatattgagtcATTTCATTTGTATACTTTATTTCAGGAATCTGGAGTTGAAATATCAAATGTGAGATATGAAGATATACAAGGGACATCGAATACGGAAGTGGCGGTTATGTTGGATTGTAGTAAGGATAAACCATGTACCGATATTGTAATGGGTAATGTGAATCTCGTCTTGCAAATGGTTAATGGGTCGGCTCAGGCTTCTTGCAACAATGCAAATGGATTAGCTAATGATGTCGTTGTCCCGTTCACTCCTTGTCTAAAGAGAGACTTGCTTTTGACATGATATATTGAAGGATCACCGAATCGATGTCGTCCCGATTGCTCCTTGACTAAAGATTAGTTTATGAAGCTAAATCAGTGAACGACGCTTTATTGTTTGCtagttgttttttttcctttggtttCTATGTTGCTACttattttgatctttaaaaatttTTGTACTCGAACTTATGGTATGAACTTTTAAAGTAATGATTAAAGTTTTGGCTCAGATCATTATATTTCAGTAACGTAAGGATAAACTTTGCTAACATAAGCAAAATGTTAACTGCACTTTCTAAAATTATAAAAGGTTTCAAATGATAGTAGTTTTCTTTATGAGTTTTAGCTATGATTTTTCTTTGGGGTTATGTAATAGACGATTAGATACTAGTCATCGACCCAAAAATGTAATAGATGAActaactttttatataaaatttcacatatgaatacataaagaaatcaagaaacaaaatcTTACGTAGTGAATTGCGACTTTAACGCAAGCAAAGCTACGGACATCCTTGGTTTCATGCATGTTTCCTGTACTTCACAACTCTATATTTATTCATTACCTTCTGGCTTCTGTAAAATGTTGTGAATGTGCATTGCTACATTTCTATATTCTCTACCGATGGGAGAATCCTCTTTGGTCTAATTAACAATCAACCTGTTTCGAAATCTATTCAAAACGTTGACTGATCATTAATCCACTGATCTTGTAATTTATAACATGTTTTCTACTAATCATCAATTAATTCCGCTTACTTGTATGTTATTTATCTTTGTCAATTCAAATGACTTATGATTTTCTGTTATTCAGCAGggagtttagggtttacttTATCAAAGAATTTGAACAAGCATGTGAGATATGTATACATGATGAAACTTTTATTAAATCACTATTCACTAATAGTCATTagttcatatttaaaaataaataataacaaaaatacatACAAGGGAAAACGTACAATCATAATTCATAAGATCTaccaaatatttttcatttactCAATCTTTAATCAATCTAAAAAGAGAAAGACTACTAAATCTATAGAACCTAATCagtttcaaccaaatattcacCAATTAATTATACTAACTATTCAATAAACCCCAAATCATTCATAAATCTTTGTCTAATTGGACTAGTATAATTTCGTGCACAGTTACGGTTACCGGTAATGCTGTTTTACATGGAAATTTATCTCGTGAATAGTATTTTCTTGAACTAAATCAATAATATCCATATTGCAGAATCTGGGTACAAGTTGacgaaattatatattaataaaataaaatataaacttcCATATACAATCATAATCTATTTTGCCTCAAATTAAACCATTACGTTACTAAACTAACATATAAATTCCCCTCTCACATACCTTCTTCTCAATATCATCCATCCTCAATAGACTAACcttctctgaaaaaaaaaacaaaaaatgattcaCAAAAcatcatgtcttcttcttcttcctctgacTCTCATCTTTCTTGATTTCATCCTAATCTCATCATTAGCCAAACCGACCCCAATCACATCCCTCAATGTCTTAACCTACGGAGCTAAACCAGATGGCTTAAAAGACTCAACCAAAGCCTTCTTAGCCGCATGGCAAGTCGCATGTGCCTCTCCTAATCCCACAACTATTATTGTACCAAAAGGACGGTTCTTGGTCAGAAACCTTGTATTCCAAGGCAACAAATGTACGAATGCTCCAATATCTTTTCGTATAGCCGGTTCAATTATTGCACCGGAGGATTTTAGAGTTATCGCAAGCTCACTACAATGGATCATGTTCAATGGAGTCACTAACGTTTCAATCTACGGTGGTGTACTTGACGCACAAGGCTCTAGTTTGTGGAAATGCAAGAACAGTGGTGGCAAAAAATGCCCTACTGGTGCTAAGGTTCGCTTGACCCACAAGTAACTATAAACTTCCCTGATATATATACATGCAGTTTATATATTAACTTTACTTGTTTGTGAACTGTTTTTGCAGACTTTGTTATTTACTGATTCGAATAACATCAGTATCTACGGTTTAACGTCGATCAATAGCCAGAAGTTCCATATAGTTATCGACCAGAGCAATAACGTTAAGATTGACGGCGTTAAAGTTTTTGCTGATGCGGATAGCCCTAACACCGATGGGATTCACATCGGGAAGTCTCACTCAGTGAATATCACTAACTCAAGAATTGGAACCGGGGACGATTGCATCTCCATCGGTCCAGGATCCACTCATGTTTCTATACAAGGCATTCAATGCGGTCCAGGCCATGGCATCAGGTAACACAAAAATTCATTTCTTGCCACACAAGTAGGGATGTTGTCATGGGCAAAAAAACCCGGCCCGGCCCGAACCCAAACTAAACCCGCCCAGAAAATACCCTAAACTATAAAACCCGAAAAAAACCCGGTACTATTAGGGTAACCCGCGAAAAACCCTAGAACTTTAGGGTTACCCAAGGGTACCCGAAAAAACCCTTTTTTGAGTTTTGTGGTTTTTTAGTTAAAGTTTTATAGTTTtaacttaaatttatatgtattgaatatttaattttaatcatgttttgtattaaatttgattaattttcaattatcaaatttattttctgtataaagtaacaaataaaattttcatcatTCATAATTTTCAATTTGCAAATTTATACTATATCCATAatgtaagtaaataaataagttatagAGAGTGCAAAATTTAATAGTGGGCATTGTATGTTTTGATTTAtacatctaattttttatttcaatcatTTAAATCCTTAAAAATTAGGGTAAAAGTCGTCctttcaattatatatttttttttaaaaacccaTAGGGTACCCGAAACCCGATAGGGTaaaacccgaacgggtaatttATAAATCAAGACCCGCCCAAAATAAACCCGCGAATTTTGAAAACTGAATATAcgggttttggtttttaaattCCAACCGGGTTTAGGGTACCCTATGGGTAAAAACCCATTGTTAACATCCCTACACACAAGTTACTTAATATCTCGACTTAATTTGGTTTGTGGATCCTCCAACATAGTATTGGAAGTCTTGGAAGATCAGAGGACGAGCAAGGAGTGGAGAACGTGCTGGTGAGTAACGTGGATTTCACGTCAACGGATAACGGAGTAAGGATCAAGACATGGGGAAAATATAGCAAGAGTTTTGTTAGAAACATTGTTTTCCAACATATTAAAATGAAGATGGTCAAGAACCCTATCATCATTAACCAACACTATTGTCTTGACAAACCTTGCCCTAAAAaggtaaaaattaaattaaataaccgTATCTTATTACccctaattatttatatatattgagtcaattaatttgtaaattttattacaGGAATCTGGAGTTGAAATATCAAATGTGAGATATGAAGATATACAAGGGACATCGAATACGGAAGTGGCGGTTATGTTGGATTGCAGTAGGGAGAAACCATGTACCGATATTGTAATGCGCAATGTGAATCTCGTCTTGCAAAGGATTAATGGATCGGCTCAGGCTTCTTGCAATAATGCAAATGGATTAGCTAATGATGTCGTTGTCCCGTTCACTCCTTGTCTGAAGAGAGACATgcttttgatatgatatatggAAGGATCACCGAATAGATGTTGTCCCGACTGCCCATTGACTGAAGATGAGTTTATGAAGCTGAATCAGTGAACGACGTCGTATTGTTTGCTAGTTGTTTTTTTCCTTTGATTTCTAGGTTGGTGCTTAAGTAGAAcctcaataaattaataatcgataaattaataatttctataaatgaataaatttcACCAGTCTCAACTTAGACCGATTCAAAATTagacataaatttataaaataataagataatcatattttatataattatatagtcccattaaaattataaattaacaatttatatgtatacatattttatataaataagaacctattattatattgtttgttttatattcacaatggaattatctttatattataTTCAcacttaatattttaaactttatgcaatatatattatgtatatacaccaaataatataataaaattaatacaaatgtcaaatttcaaaaaataacaattaattctATACagtaaaatcaaataattttcttattttagaatacatatatcttaaaataaaaaaatctaaataagaatttttttataaattaatatctctataatttaataaattttcaaagtcccgacattattaatttatagaggttttactGTATTTTCAAGAATCTGGTGTAACCACCGGTCggtccggttttaaaaacacTAGAGAAAGCAAAACAAACATCACTCTTTGTTATCTCCTGCTATGTCTGTatgatcttcatcttcttgtacTCTAACTTTACTTCCACAGCAACTTCTCTTATGTTCTCCAGCCACATGTTTCTTCACTAAACTGCCTCTTGTCTCTGCAAGCTCCAACCTCTTCTCCAGAAACTCAGCATTCTCCTTCCAAACCTCTCCATTAGCATACACCTCTTTCTTCCATATCGGAACCGAAGCCTTCAGCTCATCAATCAAGAACTTGCAAGCATCTAAACCGTCCCCACGGTGAACAGACGAGACCGCCACGAACACGCTGGTTTCTCCAACAGGAACTGCCCCCAGACGGTGGGCGACAGCGATCTTATGGATGTCCCAGTTTGATCTAGCGGATGCGCAGATGGAGCTGAGGTATCTTGTTGCCATTGGTACGTATGCTTCGTACCTCAGCTCCATAACTGTTTTCCCCTCGAATGTGTCTCTTGTAGTGCCTGAGAATGTTGCTATGGCGCCGGCTTGTGGGGTGGTGACGTAGTCAATGTACTTGGCTATGTCCACTTTGTGACCTTCCTCCAAGATTTCTATAAGGTTATTCTCCTCTGAAGACATCTTTTAGTTCTTATGAGAGAGTACAAGCGAACTCTAAACTGTAGAGTCAATCAACAAACACCATTACTTATCAATAGAAAACTAGTAATCAGACAATTAGTCAAAGATCTAATGGAACAGAACAACACAGAACACACAGAGATATCTTAATACAATGAAAGTTTTGATACTTTTCTCTCTTTAACAGCTACACAGACAACAAAACATCGCAAAGAACCAAAGATTAGAACTTGACCTTTCGGGGTTTGGTAGGgacagatgatgatgaagaagaagagcatgTGCTCCACAATCACCTCTCTTTTTGGACTAATAGGTTGGTGAGAGAGAATCAGATTAAGACAAAACACAAACGTTTATTGTCAGTCACTCagtctcttttttttaatttcctcTGTGTTTTTTTACCAAAGCGACGCCGTTTTGGAAGCTACAGTGAATCGTCTcttcaaaggagagagagaagcaTCTCTCTTTGTGGATACAATTTTGGGAAAGTGAGTGAGAGACGAAAGATCATCAAACCATGGCTGCTGCtacatcttcttcctctgcttTCCTCCTTAACCCGTTGACTTCTCGCCACCGTCCTTTCAACTACTCTCCACAGCTAGCTTCTCTCTCCTTATCCTCTAGAAAGGCGGCTGCTTTCACGCTTAATAGCCAGCGCCAGAGGTGTGAGGATGTTGTGTGCAAGGCTGTGTCTGCGAAGGTAGAAGCTGGAGTTGAAAGTCTCAACATCGCCGAGAATGCCGCTCAGGTTGATAAAGTTTATTACTTTGTGGGAAGACAGTAACTAAATTGAGCATAAAGTCTCTGACTTTGACTTCTTTTGTCTAATCTTTGTTTTGCCTCAGCTTATTGGGAAAACTCCAATGGTGTACTTGAACAATATAGTCAAGGGCTGTGTTGCAAGTGTTGCTGCTAAGCTTGAGATCATGGAGCCTTGTTGCAGTGTCAAAGATAGGTTTGTTATGTAACCAGTTTTGATTTATTGGTTGGTAGGTACGTTCACATGTTTATTTTAAGCTTATGCTGTTATGGTGGTTTCAGGATTGGGTATAGTATGATCACTGATGCTGAGGAAAAAGGACTTATTACACCTGGAAAGGTATTGTGAAAAAAAGCTCATCATTCTTTGGTGTTATAAGTCCTCttatttgatttaatatttttttttttgctagagTGTTCTTGTGGAATCTACAAGTGGAAACACAGGGATAGGTCTTGCCTTTATCGCTGCTTCAAAGGGATA
This window encodes:
- the LOC103866107 gene encoding probable polygalacturonase At2g43860: MIHKTSCLLLLPLTLIFLDFILISSLAKPTPITSLNVLTYGAKPDGLKDSTKAFLAAWQVACASPNPTTIIVPKGRFLVRNLVFQGNKCTNAPISFRIAGSIIAPEDFRVIASSLQWIMFDGVTNVSIYGGVLDAQGSSLWKCKNSGGKKCPTGAKTLLFTDSNNISIYGLTSINSQKFHIVIDQSNNVKIDGVKVSADADSPNTDGIHIENSHSVNITNSRIGTGDDCISIGPGSTHVSIQGIQCGPGHGISIGSLGRSEDEQGVENVIVSNVDFMSTDNGVRIKTWGKDSKSFVRNIVFQHIKMKMVKNPIIINQHYCLDKPCPKKESGVEISNVRYEDIQGTSNTEVAVMLDCSKDKPCTDIVMGNVNLVLQMVNGSAQASCNNANGLANDVVVPFTPCLKRDLLLT
- the LOC103866173 gene encoding probable polygalacturonase At2g43860, which codes for MIHKTSCLLLLPLTLIFLDFILISSLAKPTPITSLNVLTYGAKPDGLKDSTKAFLAAWQVACASPNPTTIIVPKGRFLVRNLVFQGNKCTNAPISFRIAGSIIAPEDFRVIASSLQWIMFNGVTNVSIYGGVLDAQGSSLWKCKNSGGKKCPTGAKTLLFTDSNNISIYGLTSINSQKFHIVIDQSNNVKIDGVKVFADADSPNTDGIHIGKSHSVNITNSRIGTGDDCISIGPGSTHVSIQGIQCGPGHGISIGSLGRSEDEQGVENVLVSNVDFTSTDNGVRIKTWGKYSKSFVRNIVFQHIKMKMVKNPIIINQHYCLDKPCPKKESGVEISNVRYEDIQGTSNTEVAVMLDCSREKPCTDIVMRNVNLVLQRINGSAQASCNNANGLANDVVVPFTPCLKRDMLLI
- the LOC103866106 gene encoding molybdopterin synthase catalytic subunit, with translation MSSEENNLIEILEEGHKVDIAKYIDYVTTPQAGAIATFSGTTRDTFEGKTVMELRYEAYVPMATRYLSSICASARSNWDIHKIAVAHRLGAVPVGETSVFVAVSSVHRGDGLDACKFLIDELKASVPIWKKEVYANGEVWKENAEFLEKRLELAETRGSLVKKHVAGEHKRSCCGSKVRVQEDEDHTDIAGDNKE